TCTTGCATGATTTGCATATCTTCAAAAGGGTTGAATCGAATCAATCCAATATAATATTATCTCTTGATTTATTATGCGATAGACCATTTTGCTGCAACTACATTTACGACCTTCACCTTGATCTGTTCATGCTTGATATCTATAGACATGCACTGGATCCAGAGATTCTTAGCAGATTCAGATAAAATCACTAATGTGTCCAATtatacacagatgccccatccgcactaacattttctttgttcagtggaccgtaaacATGGGATACAATCTCtaatttgtcattaaaattagaaagttcaTATCATAAGGTACTAAGTTTCAAGCAAGTTGTctgttgattgaacttcaacgtcataaaaaaaactacatcgAAAAACAAGTTTAACAGACttacgaacgaacggacggaagAATGGACAGACAcacagatcagaaaacataatgcccgtATATCAatgcaatctaattaaaaactcTCATTGCTCCCACTTTCTGATAAGTCGCGTGGGAGATCTAACGAAACACACTTTGAGGTCACATGTGAGTGAACAAGAAGTAATGAATTTATAATGATATGAAATGAACTGACGACCTATCAATAAGCccaatttaaaagtttattcaTTCTTTGGACAGACAAGTTCTTCGTAAATAAAAAGAGTAGCATCCCTTTACCTCACGATGAACTTTCAAGATCGTGGAAGACTCATTTTCATTGGTCGAAGAAGACACACCTGCGAGGTCACTCACATGTGACCTCAAAGCGGGTTTCGTTAGATCTTCCacgcgacatatcagaaaacgggagcgatgagagattggtttttaattagaatgatataaatggggcatacaaacaaatattttgtatgtaaCTGTTTTTTCTATTCTTATGCAATCCAATGTTACCTATAAGAGACGTTTTAAGATGCCTATGTGTCACAGAATGATTTTCGTAACATCAATGAACTTGTCATCGGTAAAGATTTAGGTATATCTGTTCCTTAACAGCACCGGGGTATTTTCTCTTTCAGTATTAAAGTGCTTTAAATACGCAATAGAATTGAAACGTTATGATTAGGTGTTATTTCACGGGAGCTTTAGCCTTTACGACAAGTTTAACAACTGACCTCTGGAAGTGTTCTAGAATGAAGCCATTAGTCTCACATCTACTTCCTGTCATACGTCATACACCGgaagtttgttttcaaatacATTGTTATGATTGATAAGTAATCTGTTGTATGCTCATATAGCGATAGAGTCGATCCATAAATTTTactaatttcttaatttgttttcCTTTGAATCTGCGGTTTTATTCCAATAACGTTTCTGGAATATTCGCATTTATGAAAACTGCTGGAACTTCTTTTACCTTTAAACTCTTAATGCCCTGGTTaacgttttcttttatttattcgaTTAAAAGGACAGTGTACTTTAAGTCTATACCGTATAATAAAATGCCTAATTGGCAAACTTTTGAACAGTATGACAGAACAATAAGACAAAAACTGTTTTCtacttatttaaatatttcctgCTCAGAACATTCTggcttatttaaatatttcctaCTCAGAATATTCTggattatttaaatatatccTGCTCAGAATATTCTGGCTTATTTAAACATTTCCTGCTCATAACATTCTGGattatttagatattttcttCTCAGAATATTCTggattattcaaatatttccgGCTCAGAATACTCTGGATTTTTAAAAACACGTTACGTCTTTCAGTGCTGTTATTGAAAAGCCTAGTTCTTGAAAttgtatgaaatatataaacaaatctaCTAGTTTATCATCAACAATATGCATCACAAAATGTTTTAGGTTACACGGTACGTTATAGACAATGCacgtttttcttttacattttttttgtgtcaatttAATATTTAGGTACATGTCTACGCCAGTAATTTCACTATATCCCTCATATCTTTTAAAGGTGTAATGCATCGATATTGTGGTAAAGTGTCATTATAGCAGGACATTAATACCAAATATTGTTGGCTCTGTTTGAATTTCTACAcattgtaacttggatggagagttgactaattggcactcacaccatacCTCGTCTTTCTATTTGACTTCCAATTTTGTTGGATGGCTatactttttagttttctatgttgtgccatGTGCACTTTTActtgtctgttatttttttgaaatttagccatggcgttgtcagtttgttttcgagtTTGacagtccctctggtatctttcgcctttcTTTTTGaggtaattttttattttgtactatCACTGACTGAGTAAAGTTGTGTTATCTGAGGTAAATAAAATCAGGAGCATATCGTACCTTACTGGTGAGATATGTGAAATTATCAATCGGTAAATTAAAATCAGCACGTTTCTAATATCAAGTCAGTCTATATGACTTACGTGTTGCTGATGCGTCTTAGTGGAGATTGGTGTTATTGAAATCCTACTACAAACCTGACACGGTCACCCCGCCTCTAAAAAGAAAACGTTCTGACCTATTTTCaaacagtggcaaatatttgtaatacatTCAGGACGTTAACAATTTGTAGGTTTTGCAATGAACCCGACTGGAATGCAGGAGTGCGCAATGCATGATGGTTACTCGGAAAGAGATAAAAACGTAACCCATCAGACAGTTGTTGCAGGTATTGTTCAACATGATAAGAGTTCATGCGTCATGGAGTATACATACTTTAATTTAAAGTCCCTTTACCAACAAAACTTGTTGCGTTTTTTGTACATCATGCACTGTCAAACGAACATTCAATTTTAGCTAAGGTGGGGGATGTTCGTTAATTACCTGTCTATTTTTCTGTACACCAGTCACCCATTTGGGGTCATATTTCCTTGAAACAAGGAACATATATCTAGGAACAAATATAATTTGAGATGCCCTTGCTGTAAGTTACAAGTAGAATGCTATACGTATAAAGAGAATAGCCAGGCATTGTATCAAGTTCATTTAGACTTTATTCGTCTCGTTACaatatagaaaatttaatactCGGCATAGCATCGCATTATATTCATTTCCAAGTCttgtaaaaatgaataatatacaatttagGCAGTGAATGATAACTCTATATGTAATACAAATCACGAATATAGCAATAATACCAGTCTCAATTTCTATATACATAAACAACATTATATTTAGCCGACGACATATTTGATGTCGTCCAATGGCCCAAAATTGGACCATTAAGCAGGTGATAAGACTCGTCTTATATAAAAATTGCTGTAAATGttgttgtaaatatttcttATGAAGAGTGATAGTTTGTCATACGTACAAATTAGGGAAacttgtgttatttttttaatctttaatgtATTAATATAATACAGTGTTTTATGAACATATCCCTCCTGGATAGCCGTAAGCCCATCCATCGCCAACACCATACACAATTACGCCGAAAACAACcttatttgaaatatgtttaattgtGTGTGAATGAATTTGACTCAGTCGTAAAATCAAAGTCTTATAAATTTGGTTTTCATAGTTAATGTTACTTTCAGAAACGGGTGTAACTGGATGATCGTCATACCGCAAACCATTGACGTCATCTGCTTTAATGATAACAGAAACAAAGTTTTCATACGTATTGTTTGTAAATGGAGTAGCTAGAACATACTGATTTGAAAACTGGcttattgccggtatatttacagtaaaataacTTGTTTTCATGTGAAGTCTCATTTTAACATGAATGTTAAGCAGTAAAGGGCTTTGACTCGCAATACTTGTGGCACTTTTTATCGACAAAGTGGCTTTgtgcatgttttctgtttgataAACTGTGTAGTCATCATCAGTATATGTGTAGATCTTGTAAGCGGGATCTGGAGAAATAATGTAAGCATCCATACCAGCACTATGCATGAATACTGGAATTATAAATTCATTACTGTAAGTGGAAGTGGGTGGAAGTTGTTCCATTCCTAATTCATTGATATTGGTATCGCGTGTTTTGGTTTTGTAATCATAGGTAATTCCAACTTGCTTCAATCCATCAAAAACTGCAATCGGGCTGGTACTTTCTATACGGGTGCCAGTGATATCATcctttgtttcaaagtaaaacgTATCTAAATATCCGAGTGAAAACGTGTAATTAGTTCCAGCACTTATGGTTTGATTCGAACTGAGAAGCAAAATATCGGAAGTATTACTAAAATAGATAGTAACATCTGTATTATCTTGTAGGGATGCTATCCCTATAGTCTGCATTTTGTCCTTTCCGTAATAGCGAACAGTGTTAATATGAGTGGCTATGAAATATGACTGACCTAGATTATGGGATGGAATTGCCGTAAATGTTTCAGTGCTGTAAGGTCCTAATCCTACCAACCCCACAACAAAAATGGGATGATCCGACGTTATTTTCACACCATTTGAATTTGATCCATCAGATAGATCAACGATCGACCTGGGAAGGTCAACAATAGCCACGTGACTGGATTTGTAAGTCGTTTGGAATGTTCCTGGAAATGGTGACTCGATGTTTATATTGATATCATTTTCACTATTTGATGTGATGATTAACTGAACAAATTTCGTGTCGTTATAGTATGGTGTAAACATAACCACGAACTCTGTACCTGTAACTGTTGTATTGATATAAGCGAGTGTTGAATTGGTACCAGTAATTGTTGTATTGGTATCATCAAGTGTTGTAATGGTACCATCAATATCTATGGACGCTGAAATGATAAACTGAAATACTACAACTACACGATTAGAAAATACCAATTCGGTTAGTATTGtgataatttatttcaatcaataCAAGACAATTCGAAGATACCATGCGAACATAACTAAATATATAGAACTTATACAGAAACGTTAAAATTTTGGTCTCAGTTAGttgatgaaaaaagtaaaaacttaaaaatactgaactccgcggaaaattcaaaaaggaaaatcaaaaatcaaaaggcaaaatcaaaagtccaaacacatcaaaagaatggataacaactgtcatattcctgacttggtacaggcattttctaatgtagaaaaaggtggattgaacctggttttatagctagctaatcccctcacttgtatgacagtcgcatcaaattccattacattgtcaacgatgtatgtacaaaacaaacatactcaaagagtagaaatgtcaaaaataggggcaCAGCAGTCAATATCGTGTTATCATcctaatatcactataaaacacaaatgtaacgaagaaacacaaaaaggcatacattaaatttaaaggCGAACGTTTGATTCTAAGCTTTTTATGGACTGCCAACTTCTGAATTTGCATTGGATTtcgatattttgaaattgttttttttctttcttttgtttacagTAGTATCTGTTTACTATGACAGACCAAAACAAAATGAACTAGATAACGTCACATGCCAGAGGAGTTCGTAAAATAAACCCGATATTTGCATCTCAGGCAGATTAACACatcattatatttatcaaataaaacataccGTTTATAGATACCACCACGAGGTTGACCAAAACAAACCATAGTTTGACGTTATTCGAAGCtaaaacaagaagaaaaaaaaatcaattacttgatttgtacttattttaaacagtaaataatCATATGCAtgtaaatgtataacaaaaatctctcaGGACATTTAGtacagataaaaacaaaaatgattctTGTTGTTCTTCGTAGTCAGCCAATTGTGTAACTAACCTCAATAAAGTGATCTCAAGCCAATCCTAGACAATTTCACATTTTTGACAGATTTAAAACACAACACATAGTGACCTTTGACATCTTTTGACCCgaattaaaacatacattatgattaaatattttatccaaacattgaaatatttctCAGAGAGACATAAGTCATTAGAAATGGGATATGCCGAATGCGAATATTGTTACGTATCAAATATCATTGAATCCTTAAGAAATGACCGTAATACTTTCTGTCTATGAAAAATACGCACACTGAAGCAATCACGTATCGTGTTAC
The nucleotide sequence above comes from Mytilus trossulus isolate FHL-02 chromosome 5, PNRI_Mtr1.1.1.hap1, whole genome shotgun sequence. Encoded proteins:
- the LOC134717768 gene encoding IgGFc-binding protein-like; protein product: MSAWMNQELIFLRMRCPFTTLTQRLTNILNNEDDQASIDIDGTITTLDDTNTTITGTNSTLAYINTTVTGTEFVVMFTPYYNDTKFVQLIITSNSENDININIESPFPGTFQTTYKSSHVAIVDLPRSIVDLSDGSNSNGVKITSDHPIFVVGLVGLGPYSTETFTAIPSHNLGQSYFIATHINTVRYYGKDKMQTIGIASLQDNTDVTIYFSNTSDILLLSSNQTISAGTNYTFSLGYLDTFYFETKDDITGTRIESTSPIAVFDGLKQVGITYDYKTKTRDTNINELGMEQLPPTSTYSNEFIIPVFMHSAGMDAYIISPDPAYKIYTYTDDDYTVYQTENMHKATLSIKSATSIASQSPLLLNIHVKMRLHMKTSYFTVNIPAISQFSNQYVLATPFTNNTYENFVSVIIKADDVNGLRYDDHPVTPVSETRASQIIFVPRYMFLVSRKYDPKWVTGVQKNRQVINEHPPP